In one Niallia taxi genomic region, the following are encoded:
- a CDS encoding AAA family ATPase, translating to MKFVLIFGPQAVGKMTVGQELAALTELKLFHNHMSIDLVSNFFGYGTAEGNRLVHLFRQEIFESVAKSNLHGLIFTYVWAFNLQEDWEYVEKISDIFKKQGGTVYYVELEADLKERLLRNKTPNRLEHKPTKRNVDWSEAELKSSLEKYRLNSNEGELHMENYLKINNTTKSPAEVALIIKEKFQL from the coding sequence ATGAAGTTTGTTTTAATATTCGGTCCGCAGGCTGTTGGTAAAATGACTGTTGGCCAGGAACTAGCAGCATTAACAGAGTTAAAGCTTTTTCATAATCATATGTCGATTGATTTAGTAAGTAATTTTTTTGGGTATGGAACCGCAGAAGGCAACCGTCTTGTCCATTTGTTTCGGCAGGAAATTTTCGAATCAGTTGCAAAGAGTAATCTCCATGGATTAATTTTCACCTATGTTTGGGCATTTAACCTGCAAGAGGATTGGGAGTATGTTGAAAAAATCAGTGATATCTTTAAAAAGCAAGGCGGCACCGTTTATTATGTTGAATTGGAGGCAGACCTAAAGGAGCGGCTGCTAAGAAACAAAACTCCCAACAGGCTTGAACATAAACCGACAAAAAGGAATGTAGACTGGTCGGAAGCTGAGCTTAAAAGCTCCCTTGAGAAGTATCGTTTAAATTCGAATGAAGGGGAGCTGCATATGGAAAATTATTTAAAGATTAATAATACAACCAAAAGTCCTGCTGAAGTTGCTTTAATCATCAAGGAAAAATTCCAGCTCTAA
- a CDS encoding putative quinol monooxygenase translates to MDKFGLYGKFTAKPENRDMLAAILMEAASSMEAVEGCELYTINLSDTELDSVYVYEVWTDKDAHEASLSLEAVQSLILQAKPLITGMERISTFKQVWGKGLPGQPV, encoded by the coding sequence ATGGATAAATTCGGATTGTACGGTAAGTTTACAGCAAAACCTGAGAATAGAGATATGCTTGCAGCAATTTTAATGGAAGCCGCTTCCTCCATGGAGGCTGTGGAAGGCTGTGAGCTGTATACAATCAATCTTTCAGACACAGAGCTTGATAGTGTTTATGTTTATGAAGTATGGACAGATAAAGACGCTCATGAAGCTTCTTTATCACTTGAAGCAGTCCAATCGTTGATTCTGCAAGCAAAACCGCTCATCACTGGAATGGAAAGGATCAGCACATTTAAACAGGTGTGGGGGAAGGGTCTTCCAGGTCAGCCTGTGTAA
- a CDS encoding GNAT family N-acetyltransferase gives MNICREDYSENSDFLRKRVVEYNLSKLPDTIKHPVNKICFTARDDNDQIIGGITAVMFWHHLQIESLWVDETIRGCGCGSGLLQKIEECALEYKCSHIQLDTFSFQAPEFYRKHGYEIAGVIKEHTIKESSQYILVKRLRREKDGLFY, from the coding sequence ATGAACATTTGCAGGGAAGATTATTCTGAAAACAGTGATTTTCTTCGGAAGAGAGTGGTTGAATATAATCTGTCAAAATTGCCTGACACTATAAAACATCCTGTTAACAAAATTTGTTTTACTGCTAGAGATGATAACGACCAAATTATAGGCGGGATTACTGCAGTAATGTTTTGGCATCACCTGCAAATTGAATCATTATGGGTTGATGAGACAATCAGAGGGTGTGGGTGTGGGAGCGGCCTTTTGCAGAAAATCGAGGAGTGTGCGCTTGAATACAAATGCAGCCATATTCAACTTGATACTTTTAGTTTTCAAGCCCCCGAATTTTATCGCAAGCACGGGTATGAGATTGCAGGTGTTATAAAAGAGCATACGATAAAGGAAAGCAGTCAGTACATTCTTGTGAAGCGATTAAGACGTGAGAAAGACGGCTTGTTCTACTAG